CTACTgacaactgaataaaaatgagaataCAACTTTGCACCTATTAAGATTTCTACATCGTTAAATCAGTCACACACAGTACAAATTAATTTCCTTCAGCAGAGGTGTTGCTTCTGTGTTTTGAAAGAACACAAGGGATAGAAATACATTGTACCACATTTTTAAGCCAACATCTATTTTATCCCACTACTTTTTGGAATCAGAACATAGCTAAAGACTTCTAAGCCATAAGTAATTGTTACAGATGTAGACAGTATTGCCCCCGTTAATTTCCTGTGTAGGTTTTATCCTGTTCAGGACCATCTTCACAGCTAGATGACAGCCTGTCAAAAAATTCCTCCACTCTTGGCAAATTTAAGTGAATATATTAACTGAGAAAGAGGATTTTGACTGAGCCTGAGGAGAGAGataactaaacagaaaaagaacCCCCAAGAGTTTaaatctgaagaagaaaagtcaCATGTTCCTCACCTGAgctcaaaatccaatatgtcCATCtatatatgaaaaagaaaacagctttatTTTGGAGTTTTGATGATTTTTACTTCAACAGCACAGGGTCTCTCTCACATACACACAGTATTGCACACTATGTTCTAGTCAACATGTTGCTACAGTGTTCGGAAATAACACATCTagataaatgcatttttttggtttgcattGCAAGTGGCAGCCTGTTCACTTAACATTTCAATCAGCAGATCACACTGGCTTTGGAACTTGAAGCTAAAACAAggttaaagtttaaatttatataATTCCCAGATCTAAATTTGAACCCAGGAGCTGACTGGAAACTGGAAACTAGCCACCAGAAGTAGTTCCAGCCCAGGGAACACTTATGTGTAAGAATGTGGCTAAAAATCCAGGTAACACTGTCTGTAGCTTACATACAGCAATTGTCTGATGTGAACGGTCTGTATAAGATTCCAACTGGACAACTCTGGGTGGAATGTGGGACTCATAGTGTCCTAGATGTGTTGTGAACTTCAACAAAATCTGAGCTAAGATTATTAATATCTATTATAGATCTTACTAAGCAACCAGATTGGATTTTGCATACTGTGAGTAAAATTCATATGGATTTTTCTCCTAACTCGTGGGCTGAGTGATTCTTTGACATCCACTAAGACAAAAGTTGAAGCAATGTAGTATTACACTCATGCAACGTGTTTTTTTCAGTACAAGACATTCAGCTGAATTTTATGATGGAAACAAGGATTTACGTAAACagagaaatgaagaaaacaaaggaagacaAAGGCAAAAGAGtggaattttaattaaaagttcaGCTCAGCTCAAGATGTTTTAAAGGTAAGAGCGGGTTTGTTAAAAGCCTCTCTTATTGGCAGTggcttgttttttcccccagattCAGCAGAaacgagagagaaaaaaaagacttcagttGTGAGACCCacgatttttttttaagtttcttttggTAAAATTGTTCACTTCGCACTAAACACAAGTAGCTCGAATCTCACCAGTGCCATTTCAGATTCATAATAACTATATAAAATACGGTTAAGTTCTGTCAGAGTGACGGAGAAGGGAGCCCACAAAGGCGGAGGGAAGGAGGGTGGAGAGGAACATCTAAGGCAGTTCCAgcctttcttcattttttttttaaccacaccCACGGCCGGATTTCTCCTCTCTGCGCTCCTATCTGTCCACGGTAGCCAAATCTGTGCGTCAAAAGATCGGCACGAAGCTGAACTGAGACGGAATAAAGGGGAAGTAAATAAGCTGGTGGTTCGTTTAGTGAGATATGGATTAAACATCTCAAAGTaagtgaaagaaaactattttgaaaatgtcttagAAGGATTTGGCAATGTTCATGTTCGCGTTTCAGACAGAAATTAAACCATGAGGTCGCGGTTTGCCAGTCCGCACTGAGCAGACCTACTCGTTTGTAACCGATTGTCtgtgatttaaaatataaaaatactgtcTCAGAGCGATTCTTCCCACGAAAATATGTACAGAGAGCGCGGACAGTTAGTGCGTAAAAgccgttttttaaaaaatgtatcaagGTTTAAGACACTTTGAGACTcaataacagattttcttcaacTCTTCAACGTGAAAATATTCGCAAAAGGAGACAGGCATGCTCGAACCTCATTTCGAAAGTGTCTATTTGTCTAAAAATGCcctcaagaaaaaaactgaacaaatagTTAATgggtgtgtaaaaaaaaaaagttttcagctTATGTCCTTTGTTGGGAGTTTGAGCTGTGATTTTACAAACGCCTTCTTGATATGATTAAAGAAGTtggagatgttttttgttttatttccaatcaGGTTTGAACTGACGTCCTGATATTTATCCCCCTAGAAAAGTGTCTATTGGCTAAAACTCCACTGGTTCTGGAAACATGATGTTCCtgacccattttttttttttttacatttccactTCCAGGTGACAGGAGAAACACTAACCATAGAGAGAAGAATTTCAGACAACAGATATTTGACTACAAGTCAGCAAAATGGACTGGAAAACCTTCCAATCCCTCCTCAGTGGAGTGAACAAATACTCCACTGCATTTGGACGGGTATGGCTGTCGGTGGTGtttgtgttcagggtgatggtGTACGTGGTCGCAGCTGAACGGGTTTGGGGGGATGAGCAGAAGGACTTTGACTGCAACACCAAGCAGCCTGGCTGTCCCAACGTCTGCTACGATCACTTCTTCCCCATCTCCCACATCCGCCTATGGGCCCTGCAGCTCATCTTCGTCACCTGCCCTTCGTTCATGGTGGTGATGCATGTGGCGTACCGCGATGACCGCGAGCGAAAGCACAGGGCCAAATTCGGTGATGACACCAAGCTATACAACAACACTGGCAAGAAACACGGTGGGCTGTGGTGGACCTACCTGATCAGTCTTTTTGCAAAAACAGGCATTGAGATTGCCTTCCTCTACATCCTTCACCACATCTACAACAGCTTCTACCTACCGAGGCTCGTCAAGTGCGAGGTGATGCCCTGTCCCAACGTGGTTGATTGCTACATCGGTCACCCAACAGAGAAGAAGGTCTTCACCTACTTCATGGTTGGAGCTTCAGCACTCTGTATCGTCCTGAACATATGCGAGATCATCTATCTCATCTCCAAGAGAATTGCACGGGCCATAAACAAGTGCAAAAGGCACAATCGCAACATTGTGCATCATGCCGACTACACCAACGACAATTTCCTCAACTACAACGTGGCTATGCCAAAGAGAGATATGGATGATAGACCTCCATCCTTCAAGAATGTCTACAAATCACACCGGCTGGATGTACTCGGGTCAGATCCAAAGATACGGGCCTCTGCTCCCAACTTGACCCTATGTCATGATGGAAGTCAGGCCACAGCTCAAGAGCTGAGAACTGCTTTGGCTGGATTCCAGGTtacaaaccttaaaaaaaaaattgcagacTCGTGAGCCAAATTACAGAATGTTTCAGACCTGCGTCATTGATACTGGATTCATTGTGACTTTGTGTCTGCATCTAAAACTCTGGAGGAATTGTTTGAACTTCGGTCTCCAAGTCAACGTCCACAATATTTACAAGTCAACTGTTAAATTCAAGTCTGATTTGTGGGTGAGATGTGGCTGTCCTTTTTGAATACTATAAATATCTCTGCCATTTCagttctactttttaaaataagccaGTGAAGATTTTATCAGCTTTACTTTTGAGTAGTTTTGGAATggggagggagggaaagaaGTGTCACAAAAGAAGCTAAGACACACCTGGACGAAGTATTCACCCTCCGTGCCAGTGGTGTGTCAGAAACTGATGTCGTAATCTACAGTTTAGCactaaaaaggtatttttacaatttaatttacACTCAGATTATGGTTTTAGCTTCATGATTTCATGTAACTCCAGTGAAGAAAAGGACACCTTTCATCATAGAAATGCAGATGCTTCAGAACTTGTATAAAAGGTGTCCAGAGATGAACTTTTTATTCTCACAGACAAAatcaaatgcatttgttttgcatttcatgtttttaaaatccttgCTCTTTCTGTCAGGTTTTTGCTGCTTTGACTCCTAGTGTTTTGACATGCTTGTGCAGAATCTCACCCGATCCAAGACCACTGTTGATCCAAGTCAGCCTCAAGGGAATACTgctgtttcattttgtctttagtGCTGAATCATGTTGGATGAAAACTGGACAGAGCTGGATGCGGCTTGTGGAACTGTAACAGTCCAATCTAGACCTCACCTGGAAATGTCTTAATTGCAGatgctgttaatatttttcctttttataaatTGTAAATGTATGACGACAATGTGtgtctttgctgtttttgaatTGAGATTCATTATAAGATACAAGCAACTACTTTaagagaaaacatgctaaaaatatagattttaattCTGCATGTGGATCCTGACTATCTTCATCTAAGGAGCTGGTCATGCTTTATGATGAATCCTGACATCGGCATAAATTTGTGCCAGACATGCATCTGAATAAGCTGAGAGTCataatgaaattgtttttcataaCTGTTACGTACGTTTCCAGGTATTTCTTGGACTACGCAACAACCTCAAGTTGCCTGTTAGACTTGTCACTCAGGTTTCTTTAAGTTACATAAActgaaatgctttgttttttttcctggatgTTTTCTTAGAACTGGAAATGTTCCACAAAGACAATAGGAAATCTACTCACAATAGTTCCTCAGATGGTCGTTAATGGCTCAAAATATGCTTCTTCCTGAAGAAgtataaaagcataaaaaggtACATGTGACGCCCTCTACTGTTACTGGTACTCTATGGTAGGGGTGTGAAAAACctgaatataaattattttactgcagTTGGACAATGTAGCTCTAAAATATTATGAAAGAGGCAGCCTTTCATTTTATTAGCTGGAGGGGTAAAAGTTTTTAACTTCACAGCTGCAACATTTACCATTTCTATGAAGGGATGtaagtgaaacataaaaaataataatccatgGCTTCCGTTTTTCATCTCAATATTTTTTGGCAGTATTGAAGCTATGATTGGCATTCGAGTACAAACCATTTTCCAAGTTGGGTTTTATGGGTTACTTTTCACAAATGCCGTTAAAACCCTGATGAAAAGAGTTGTGTAGGCTAAAGAAGCAAATACTGGTGAAATAGCTTGCACCCCAAGCAGCTTTATCTCTGTAAGCAACCCAATGTGTCTTGCCCAGACGcactcagacacacagcagGGGATGAAACAGGAATCTGAatcacattttttccaaattcaaGACAGCTACTCTTCCAACTGTTGCCCTCATTAAGTAAGGGGGTGAAATAGACAAGAACTGAAGAGGAGTTGTGgaaaatcaaatctaaaaaaaaaatcatccaaattaaaaataccATAGATATTCTTAAGATAATGGGATAAGTAGCATCCCATTCAAAATAGAAACAGTAAGAGAACATTCCGTTTGAGTGAGGCAGATAAATGACATTGCAATgcattttcactgttttatcAAGTCAGACAACTCAAAAATACCTTAAACTAGATGCAGTCAAATCCATAACACATTTAAGGCGGTGAGCTGACAgaagttagcatggccaccgatgacgaataaatggattttctgtaatggtaagttgtttcttcacCATTAGCAGGTTTAGCTGCATGTACAGAGATTGATTGACACTTATAAGACACTCcttcctctgattggttgtttttgaccaggaggTATGAATTTCTTCAAATAGCAATAGAAGCACCTGGAGGTGGTGGAAGCgctcgatcttttcacagattatccgtctcacattacactgtcacaacatggtgagttttaacaaatttaaaaaaaaacatatttttgcgAAAGCTACGTACTGTAAATATACTTTATGTCTAAGCTGGAATTCCAGTCACACATTAAACAAATAGACTTAAAAGCAGGATTTCTCAAAGGTTTGCAATGATGATAAAACAATTATTACATCCTAGCAATATTAGTAGACAAACACAATCACaaattacactgtaaaatagttttatttttgaaactttcataaatatgtacattttagatttaaagacataatttaaataaataaccttgAGGAATatgttaataaaaagaaacagtttcacTAACCATTATATATTGTCCAAACTTCAAAGGCATGATGGTTTCCACAGGTACATCCTGAACTAAATCTTCTGCTGTGATATTAGTGCTATAATCTGTATTTACATGAAAATGTGTCATTAGAAACTTAAAGTTAAGTCCATTCTTCATCCACTGACCACAACTTGACAAACGCATTCCTTTAAAAGAGAAGTGCTCTTACGAATCACAGATTTTACATAAGGCACTAATATGCTATAATTATCaatacagaaaacaatgtttaacaACAAATTTTAGAATCaaaccatattttattttggaaactgAGGATGATATAGCCTAGGAAAAAGCCACCATTTTTTTGTCTACAGTTTGCAGGTGGCTTGTGCCACTTTGGAGCTGGTCTTCCTGTTGATGGTTCGACAGATAAAAGCTCCAGCCTCCATCAGCTTCGAGAGGTCCACTCCCTGACGTTAGAACACAGAGTCACAGCttaaatgatttaaagaaaagatcAAGTATGACATAAATAATCCatctatttttaaagtttataagcagaacaacaacagcataaacagactgaaagaaaacaaaaacagaatgcaATTATTCCCAATTGATAGAAGGTGAAAATTTAActgcaatattatttttttaaaatactggaAAATATCGTTTTTCCCAGAGTACTGTAACGTTCAATTGTAGTTCTTAAGAGAACGTACAAGTCATTTAATATGTGACCGTTTCATCCAGAAGACAGAAAATGGATCAACTGAGGCATTATAAACTAATAACTAATGGAAAAACTGCTGTTAATAAGTGGTATATACACTTGTCAGAAATGTAATTAACAACTGGTTTTCTTTTCCCTCATAACCactccaaaacaaagaaaagtagATAAAATGTTGATCTCTTACGGTTTGAATTCCAAGTCCATGCAGCATATAAACAACATCTTCAGTTGCAACATTCC
This is a stretch of genomic DNA from Gambusia affinis linkage group LG16, SWU_Gaff_1.0, whole genome shotgun sequence. It encodes these proteins:
- the gjb3 gene encoding gap junction protein beta 3; translation: MDWKTFQSLLSGVNKYSTAFGRVWLSVVFVFRVMVYVVAAERVWGDEQKDFDCNTKQPGCPNVCYDHFFPISHIRLWALQLIFVTCPSFMVVMHVAYRDDRERKHRAKFGDDTKLYNNTGKKHGGLWWTYLISLFAKTGIEIAFLYILHHIYNSFYLPRLVKCEVMPCPNVVDCYIGHPTEKKVFTYFMVGASALCIVLNICEIIYLISKRIARAINKCKRHNRNIVHHADYTNDNFLNYNVAMPKRDMDDRPPSFKNVYKSHRLDVLGSDPKIRASAPNLTLCHDGSQATAQELRTALAGFQVTNLKKKIADS